A genome region from Hoplias malabaricus isolate fHopMal1 chromosome 8, fHopMal1.hap1, whole genome shotgun sequence includes the following:
- the klhdc3 gene encoding kelch domain-containing protein 3 codes for MLRWTVHLEGGPRRVNHAAVAVGHKVYSFGGYCSGEDYETLRQIDVHVFNTVSLRWMKLPPVRTGGREHAREVPYMRYGHTAVLLDDSVYVWGGRNDTEGACNVLYAFDVNNHRWYTPKISGTVPGARDGHSACVLGKAMYIFGGYEQLADCFSNDIHKLDTTTMSWSLISAKGTPARWRDFHSATIIGTKMFVFGGRADRFGPFHSNNEIYCNKIKVFDTETNSWLNTPTTPLLPEGRRSHSAFAYNGELYIFGGYNARLDRHFNDLWKFNPEAFTWKKVEPKGKGPCPRRRQCCCMVGDRIILFGGTSPCPEQGMGDEFNLMDHSDLYILDFSPNLKTLCKIAVIQFSLDQSGLPHDIRWELAAMTTNSNISRPIFSSHG; via the exons ATGTTGCGCTGGACGGTGCACCTGGAAGGCGGCCCTCGAAGGGTTAACCATGCGGCCGTTGCTGTGGGGCACAAAGTTTACTCGTTTGGGGGTTATTGCTCCGGGGAAGATTATGAAACTTTACGGCAGATCGACGTTCACGTCTTCAACACAG tgtctctgcGGTGGATGAAGCTTCCTCCTGTGAGAACCGGTGGGAGAGAACATGCTCGAGAGGTTCCCTATATGCGCTATGGCCACACAGCTGTTCTACTGGATGATTCCGTTTATGTTTGGGGCGGCAGGAACGACACAGAAGGAGCCTGCAACGTGCTTTATGCTTTTGACGTCA ATAATCACCGCTGGTACACGCCAAAAATCTCGGGGACTGTTCCTGGAGCTAGAGATGGTCATTCTGCTTGCGTTCTGGGAAAAGCCATGTACATCTTTGGAGGATATGAGCAGCTG gcTGACTGTTTCTCCAATGACATCCACAAACTggacaccaccaccatgtcctGGTCCTTAATCAGTGCTAAA GGCACTCCTGCACGTTGGAGAGATTTCCACTCTGCCACTATTATTGGGACAAAGATGTTTGTGTTTGGAGGACGAGCGGATCGATTTGGTCCATTTCACTCCAATAATGAGATTTACTGCAACAAGATCAAAGTGTTcgacacagaaacaaacagctgGCTCAACACACCCACAACACCACTTCTGCCAGAGGGGAGACGCAGTCATTCTGCCT TTGCCTACAATGGTGAACTCTACATATTTGGAGGCTATAATGCTCGACTGGACCGGCACTTTAACGACCTGTGGAAGTTTAATccag AAGCGTTCACCTGGAAGAAGGTAGAACCGAAGGGGAAGGGTCCGTGTCcgaggaggagacagtgctgctGCATGGTGGGAGACCGTATCATTCTTTTTGGAGGAACCAG TCCATGTCCGGAGCAGGGAATGGGTGATGAGTTTAATCTGATGGATCACTCAGATCTTTACATCCTTGACTTCA GTCCGAATCTGAAGACACTCTGCAAGATCGCTGTGATCCAGTTCAGTCTGGATCAGTCAGGACTCCCTCATGACATCCG GTGGGAACTGGCTGCAATGACGACAAATAGTAACATCAGCCGCCCCATCTTTTCCTCTCATGGCTAA
- the npas4l gene encoding neuronal PAS domain-containing protein 4-like produces MVSCRSTKGASKARRDQINAEIRNLRTLLPISAQDQQGLSYLHSMAIICIFIRKTVFFRADGDSDGVLPLYNDLLEVLPGFIIAATTDGKLLYVSDNVSQYLGFSMVEILQSDSFFSLISSDDVDSVKLHLDNQTAAGSSFMCNMKCSKSVRRRFGGFCPLLLRGRVLDSERHMFVVLCSPTVDRLTDGERLSSREHFQSKHGPDMSFTDLQQSVALHLGYEAEELIGQSWYSMLHPQDLSITASAHTHLMQQGGGDNEEDGEEVEMVFRLQTKSQLWIWIYSRALKLPQNQITCTNYLISETEAMYLRQKLYSSVCSPLPWGPGPCTSQKRPAGDATSAEPRKKIRRISESKTFSIAMERTCENEGDASYDQSFSTPLYSPASSTSSSSPASSSSSPFYSPSSSSSPSPTSSPSFPSSLSLQAFPQSSFDGELHSNSPASFSYPECPAEDALVPEYCSEACESSDCVFHFDDDMLPELVAGVGVALPATEDSGYSSVADQLTSDQLVSVPGSVTPPLCYTEQEQAEISVLAEQISSLARSFDAYRTNIQESDTQSAPCRLNEELLLDNDIIDSILRNWDGETVRTHSDSSWEQSPRIPDTDRLHALSMDVPVNPVPLEPWPSVYRPDCHEENNELYQLNFNLNSNFQQEFAAESMYGVDFPQCSIVWHIVM; encoded by the exons ATGGTGTCCTGCAGATCCACCAAAGGAGCCTCCAAAGCTCGGCGAGACCAGATCAATGCAGAAATCCGAAACCTTCGGACGCTGCTCCCCATCTCGGCTCAGGATCAGCAGGGACTTTCCTACCTTCACTCCATGGCTATCATCTGCATCTTCATCAGGAAAACAGTCTTCTTCAGAG cTGATGGAGACAGTGATGGGGTTCTGCCGCTGTACAACGACCTGTTGGAGGTTCTGCCTGGTTTCATCATTGCTGCAACCACAGATGGAAAACTCCTCTACGTTTCAGACAATGTCTCTCAGTACCTTGGCTTTTCAATG gtGGAGATTCTGCAAAGCGATTCGTTTTTCAGCTTGATCAGCTCTGATGATGTGGATTCAGTGAAGCTTCACCTGGATAATCAAACTGCCGCAG ggtCGAGCTTCATGTGTAATATGAAGTGTTCTAAGTCTGTGAGGCGGAGGTTTGGTGGGTTTTGTCCCCTGCTACTTCGTGGGCGGGTTCTGGACTCTGAGAGGCATATGTTTGTGGTTCTGTGTTCTCCGACGGTGGACAGACTGACAGACGGAGAGCGTCTGTCCTCCAGAGAGCACTTTCAGAGCAAACATGGACCAGACATGAGTTTCACAGACCTCCAACAAAG tgtggcTCTGCATCTGGGTTATGAAGCGGAGGAACTAATTGGCCAATCGTGGTACAGCATGCTCCACCCAcaagacctgtcaatcaccgccagtgcacacacacacctga tgcAGCAGGGTGGAGGTGATAATGAAGAGGATGGTGAggaggtggagatggtgttTAGACTTCAGACTAAGTCTCAGCTCTGGATCTGGATCTACTCTCGTGCCCTGAAACTCCCTCAGAATCAGATCACCTGCACAAACTACCTGATCAG TGAAACAGAGGCGATGTACTTGAGGCAGAAGCTCTACAGCAGTGTGTGCTCTCCGCTGCCCTGGGGTCCCGGACCCTGCACTTCCCAAAAGCGTCCAGCAGGGGATGCCACTAGTGCCGAGCCGCGAAAAAAAATCCGACGAATTTCTGAAAGTAAAACATTTTCTATAGCTATGGAGAGAACGTGTGAAAACGAGGGAGATGCTTCTTACGACCAATCATTCTCCACACCCCTCTACAGCCCCGCCTCCTCTACCTCCTCTTCGTCTCctgcctcctcctcttcctctcccttttactctccttcctcctcctcctccccctctccaACCTCCTCTCCTTCCTTTCCGTCTTCCCTTTCTCTTCAGGCCTTTCCGCAAAGTTCTTTTGATGGGGAGCTCCACTCCAACTCTCCTGCCTCATTTTCTTACCCAGAATGCCCAGCTGAAGATGCGTTGGTTCCCGAATATTGCTCAGAGGCATGTGAATCATCAGACTGTGTTTTCCACTTCGATGACGACATGCTGCCGGAGTTGGTGGCAGGTGTGGGTGTGGCTCTTCCAGCCACTGAGGATTCTGGGTATTCCTCAGTGGCTGATCAGCTAACCTCTGACCAGTTGGTGAGTGTGCCCGGCTCTGTGACACCTCCTCTATGCTACACCGAGCAAGAGCAGGCAGAAATCAGTGTCCTTGCGGAACAGATCTCATCCCTCGCTCGCAGCTTCGATGCTTACCGCACTAACATCCAAGAGTCGGACACTCAGAGTGCCCCCTGTAGGCTCAATGAGGAGCTGCTGCTGGACAACGATATCATTGACAGCATCTTGAGAAACTGGGATGGAGAGACAGTGAGGACACATTCAGACTCATCCTGGGAGCAAAGCCCCAGAATCCCAGACACTGACAGGCTGCATGCTCTCTCCATGGACGTTCCAGTGAACCCGGTTCCTTTGGAACCATGGCCAAGTGTTTACAGACCAGACTGCCATGAAGAAAACAATGAGTTGTATCAACTCAATTTTAACCTGAACAGCAACTTCCAGCAAG AGTTTGCTGCTGAGTCCATGTACGGAGTGGATTTTCCACAGTGCTCCATAGTATGGCACATTGTCATGTAA